Proteins encoded in a region of the Pelmatolapia mariae isolate MD_Pm_ZW linkage group LG6, Pm_UMD_F_2, whole genome shotgun sequence genome:
- the cant1b gene encoding soluble calcium-activated nucleotidase 1b isoform X2 has translation MDSRADLQTVYTRSPYLCFRGRVDADHNHPQTTDSKDEKDTSMTSFGMAVRGLPLALASMTQTATSDTRFHPKWRAIAVATLFALVLMLYLHRTVEDWERPTKGYYRNRVHSFQMLDEGEDDLFRDTNRQIARKPGRQQRREKPYNHTYPLSPPEKTLHGTRYRIGVIADLDKASQSSKDQTWFSYMKRGHLTVSASGDRLEVEWDAETVTLESHLAEKGRGMELSELVAFNGHLYTVDDRTGVVYRIEGTQAVPWVILPDGDGSVSKGFKAEWLAVKDEYLFVGGLGKEWTTTSGDVINNNPEWVKVVGVSGEVEHQNWVPHYNALRSAAGIKPPGYLIHESAAWSERLQRWFFLPRRASHERYEETADERRATNLLLSCPADFRCVSVQRVGPLNLTRGFSSFKFVPDTDDQIILALKSEEDAGKIATYIIAFTLDGQVLLPETKIGDVKYEGLEFI, from the exons ATGGACAGCCGGGCTGATTTACAGACTGTCTACACCAG GTCGCCTTATCTCTGCTTTCGTGGCCGTGTGGACGCAG ACCATAATCACCCCCAGACCACAGACAGTAAGGATGAAAAGGATACTTCAATGACCTCCTTTGGCATGGCTGTGCGAGGCCTCCCTCTGGCCTTAGCATCCATGACTCAAACTGCTACCTCTGACACACGCTTCCACCCAAAATGGCGAGCGATTGCCGTGGCGACCCTGTTCGCTTTAGTGCTCATGTTATATTTGCACCGGACTGTAGAGGACTGGGAGCGTCCAACCAAAGGTTACTACCGGAACAGGGTTCACAGCTTTCAAATGCTCGATGAGGGTGAGGATGACTTATTCAGGGACACCAATAGACAAATTGCACGAAAACCCGGCCGCCAGCAGAGGAGGGAAAAACCGTACAATCACACATATCCTTTGAGTCCACCTGAGAAGACGCTGCACGGCACCCGTTACCGCATAGGAGTGATTGCAGACTTGGACAAAGCGTCACAGAGCTCGAAGGATCAGACGTGGTTCAGCTACATGAAAAGAGGTCACCTGACTGTTTCAGCCTCAGGCGACAGACTGGAAGTGGAATGGGATGCGGAGACGGTCACCCTGGAGAGCCATCTGGCTGAGAAAGGACGAG GTATGGAGCTATCTGAGCTGGTAGCATTCAATGGTCACCTGTATACTGTGGACGACCGTACAGGTGTGGTGTACAGGATTGAGGGCACCCAGGCGGTTCCTTGGGTTATATTACCTGATGGTGATGGCTCAGTCTCCAAAG GTTTCAAGGCAGAGTGGCTTGCAGTAAAGGATGAGTACCTGTTTGTTGGAGGCCTGGGGAAAGAATGGACGACGACTTCTGGGGACGTCATCAACAACAATCCCGAGTGGGTAAAAGTTGTTGGTGTCAGTGGGGAGGTGGAGCATCAAAACTGGGTGCCGCACTACAACGCCCTACGGAGTGCAgcggggatcaaaccaccag GCTACCTTATTCACGAATCAGCAGCTTGGAGTGAGCGTCTCCAGCGGTGGTTCTTCCTCCCTCGCCGTGCCAGTCACGAGCGTTATGAAGAGACGGCAGATGAGCGGCGTGCCACCAACCTCCTCTTGTCCTGCCCTGCAGACTTCCGCTGCGTCAGCGTGCAGCGCGTCGGACCGCTCAACCTCACACGTGGCTTCTCCTCTTTTAAATTTGTCCCAGACACAGATGATCAAATCATCCTAGCCCTAAAatcagaggaggatgcaggcaAGATTGCCACCTACATCATAGCGTTTACACTAGACGGCCAGGTGCTGCTGCCTGAGACAAAGATAGGAGATGTAAAATATGAAGGGCTAGAGTTTATTTGA
- the cant1b gene encoding soluble calcium-activated nucleotidase 1b isoform X1 — protein MLNEGWRKGDREFIMGSVQRRTNMTVVACSGVKRRGKDHNHPQTTDSKDEKDTSMTSFGMAVRGLPLALASMTQTATSDTRFHPKWRAIAVATLFALVLMLYLHRTVEDWERPTKGYYRNRVHSFQMLDEGEDDLFRDTNRQIARKPGRQQRREKPYNHTYPLSPPEKTLHGTRYRIGVIADLDKASQSSKDQTWFSYMKRGHLTVSASGDRLEVEWDAETVTLESHLAEKGRGMELSELVAFNGHLYTVDDRTGVVYRIEGTQAVPWVILPDGDGSVSKGFKAEWLAVKDEYLFVGGLGKEWTTTSGDVINNNPEWVKVVGVSGEVEHQNWVPHYNALRSAAGIKPPGYLIHESAAWSERLQRWFFLPRRASHERYEETADERRATNLLLSCPADFRCVSVQRVGPLNLTRGFSSFKFVPDTDDQIILALKSEEDAGKIATYIIAFTLDGQVLLPETKIGDVKYEGLEFI, from the exons ATGTTGAACGAGGGCTGGCGGAAGGGGGACAGGGAGTTTATTATGGGAAGCGTGCAAAGGAGAACAAACATGACAGTCGTGGCGTGTTCAGGAGTGAAGAGGCGAGGCAAGG ACCATAATCACCCCCAGACCACAGACAGTAAGGATGAAAAGGATACTTCAATGACCTCCTTTGGCATGGCTGTGCGAGGCCTCCCTCTGGCCTTAGCATCCATGACTCAAACTGCTACCTCTGACACACGCTTCCACCCAAAATGGCGAGCGATTGCCGTGGCGACCCTGTTCGCTTTAGTGCTCATGTTATATTTGCACCGGACTGTAGAGGACTGGGAGCGTCCAACCAAAGGTTACTACCGGAACAGGGTTCACAGCTTTCAAATGCTCGATGAGGGTGAGGATGACTTATTCAGGGACACCAATAGACAAATTGCACGAAAACCCGGCCGCCAGCAGAGGAGGGAAAAACCGTACAATCACACATATCCTTTGAGTCCACCTGAGAAGACGCTGCACGGCACCCGTTACCGCATAGGAGTGATTGCAGACTTGGACAAAGCGTCACAGAGCTCGAAGGATCAGACGTGGTTCAGCTACATGAAAAGAGGTCACCTGACTGTTTCAGCCTCAGGCGACAGACTGGAAGTGGAATGGGATGCGGAGACGGTCACCCTGGAGAGCCATCTGGCTGAGAAAGGACGAG GTATGGAGCTATCTGAGCTGGTAGCATTCAATGGTCACCTGTATACTGTGGACGACCGTACAGGTGTGGTGTACAGGATTGAGGGCACCCAGGCGGTTCCTTGGGTTATATTACCTGATGGTGATGGCTCAGTCTCCAAAG GTTTCAAGGCAGAGTGGCTTGCAGTAAAGGATGAGTACCTGTTTGTTGGAGGCCTGGGGAAAGAATGGACGACGACTTCTGGGGACGTCATCAACAACAATCCCGAGTGGGTAAAAGTTGTTGGTGTCAGTGGGGAGGTGGAGCATCAAAACTGGGTGCCGCACTACAACGCCCTACGGAGTGCAgcggggatcaaaccaccag GCTACCTTATTCACGAATCAGCAGCTTGGAGTGAGCGTCTCCAGCGGTGGTTCTTCCTCCCTCGCCGTGCCAGTCACGAGCGTTATGAAGAGACGGCAGATGAGCGGCGTGCCACCAACCTCCTCTTGTCCTGCCCTGCAGACTTCCGCTGCGTCAGCGTGCAGCGCGTCGGACCGCTCAACCTCACACGTGGCTTCTCCTCTTTTAAATTTGTCCCAGACACAGATGATCAAATCATCCTAGCCCTAAAatcagaggaggatgcaggcaAGATTGCCACCTACATCATAGCGTTTACACTAGACGGCCAGGTGCTGCTGCCTGAGACAAAGATAGGAGATGTAAAATATGAAGGGCTAGAGTTTATTTGA
- the cant1b gene encoding soluble calcium-activated nucleotidase 1b isoform X3 gives MKDHNHPQTTDSKDEKDTSMTSFGMAVRGLPLALASMTQTATSDTRFHPKWRAIAVATLFALVLMLYLHRTVEDWERPTKGYYRNRVHSFQMLDEGEDDLFRDTNRQIARKPGRQQRREKPYNHTYPLSPPEKTLHGTRYRIGVIADLDKASQSSKDQTWFSYMKRGHLTVSASGDRLEVEWDAETVTLESHLAEKGRGMELSELVAFNGHLYTVDDRTGVVYRIEGTQAVPWVILPDGDGSVSKGFKAEWLAVKDEYLFVGGLGKEWTTTSGDVINNNPEWVKVVGVSGEVEHQNWVPHYNALRSAAGIKPPGYLIHESAAWSERLQRWFFLPRRASHERYEETADERRATNLLLSCPADFRCVSVQRVGPLNLTRGFSSFKFVPDTDDQIILALKSEEDAGKIATYIIAFTLDGQVLLPETKIGDVKYEGLEFI, from the exons ATGAAGG ACCATAATCACCCCCAGACCACAGACAGTAAGGATGAAAAGGATACTTCAATGACCTCCTTTGGCATGGCTGTGCGAGGCCTCCCTCTGGCCTTAGCATCCATGACTCAAACTGCTACCTCTGACACACGCTTCCACCCAAAATGGCGAGCGATTGCCGTGGCGACCCTGTTCGCTTTAGTGCTCATGTTATATTTGCACCGGACTGTAGAGGACTGGGAGCGTCCAACCAAAGGTTACTACCGGAACAGGGTTCACAGCTTTCAAATGCTCGATGAGGGTGAGGATGACTTATTCAGGGACACCAATAGACAAATTGCACGAAAACCCGGCCGCCAGCAGAGGAGGGAAAAACCGTACAATCACACATATCCTTTGAGTCCACCTGAGAAGACGCTGCACGGCACCCGTTACCGCATAGGAGTGATTGCAGACTTGGACAAAGCGTCACAGAGCTCGAAGGATCAGACGTGGTTCAGCTACATGAAAAGAGGTCACCTGACTGTTTCAGCCTCAGGCGACAGACTGGAAGTGGAATGGGATGCGGAGACGGTCACCCTGGAGAGCCATCTGGCTGAGAAAGGACGAG GTATGGAGCTATCTGAGCTGGTAGCATTCAATGGTCACCTGTATACTGTGGACGACCGTACAGGTGTGGTGTACAGGATTGAGGGCACCCAGGCGGTTCCTTGGGTTATATTACCTGATGGTGATGGCTCAGTCTCCAAAG GTTTCAAGGCAGAGTGGCTTGCAGTAAAGGATGAGTACCTGTTTGTTGGAGGCCTGGGGAAAGAATGGACGACGACTTCTGGGGACGTCATCAACAACAATCCCGAGTGGGTAAAAGTTGTTGGTGTCAGTGGGGAGGTGGAGCATCAAAACTGGGTGCCGCACTACAACGCCCTACGGAGTGCAgcggggatcaaaccaccag GCTACCTTATTCACGAATCAGCAGCTTGGAGTGAGCGTCTCCAGCGGTGGTTCTTCCTCCCTCGCCGTGCCAGTCACGAGCGTTATGAAGAGACGGCAGATGAGCGGCGTGCCACCAACCTCCTCTTGTCCTGCCCTGCAGACTTCCGCTGCGTCAGCGTGCAGCGCGTCGGACCGCTCAACCTCACACGTGGCTTCTCCTCTTTTAAATTTGTCCCAGACACAGATGATCAAATCATCCTAGCCCTAAAatcagaggaggatgcaggcaAGATTGCCACCTACATCATAGCGTTTACACTAGACGGCCAGGTGCTGCTGCCTGAGACAAAGATAGGAGATGTAAAATATGAAGGGCTAGAGTTTATTTGA
- the cant1b gene encoding soluble calcium-activated nucleotidase 1b isoform X4, whose protein sequence is MTSFGMAVRGLPLALASMTQTATSDTRFHPKWRAIAVATLFALVLMLYLHRTVEDWERPTKGYYRNRVHSFQMLDEGEDDLFRDTNRQIARKPGRQQRREKPYNHTYPLSPPEKTLHGTRYRIGVIADLDKASQSSKDQTWFSYMKRGHLTVSASGDRLEVEWDAETVTLESHLAEKGRGMELSELVAFNGHLYTVDDRTGVVYRIEGTQAVPWVILPDGDGSVSKGFKAEWLAVKDEYLFVGGLGKEWTTTSGDVINNNPEWVKVVGVSGEVEHQNWVPHYNALRSAAGIKPPGYLIHESAAWSERLQRWFFLPRRASHERYEETADERRATNLLLSCPADFRCVSVQRVGPLNLTRGFSSFKFVPDTDDQIILALKSEEDAGKIATYIIAFTLDGQVLLPETKIGDVKYEGLEFI, encoded by the exons ATGACCTCCTTTGGCATGGCTGTGCGAGGCCTCCCTCTGGCCTTAGCATCCATGACTCAAACTGCTACCTCTGACACACGCTTCCACCCAAAATGGCGAGCGATTGCCGTGGCGACCCTGTTCGCTTTAGTGCTCATGTTATATTTGCACCGGACTGTAGAGGACTGGGAGCGTCCAACCAAAGGTTACTACCGGAACAGGGTTCACAGCTTTCAAATGCTCGATGAGGGTGAGGATGACTTATTCAGGGACACCAATAGACAAATTGCACGAAAACCCGGCCGCCAGCAGAGGAGGGAAAAACCGTACAATCACACATATCCTTTGAGTCCACCTGAGAAGACGCTGCACGGCACCCGTTACCGCATAGGAGTGATTGCAGACTTGGACAAAGCGTCACAGAGCTCGAAGGATCAGACGTGGTTCAGCTACATGAAAAGAGGTCACCTGACTGTTTCAGCCTCAGGCGACAGACTGGAAGTGGAATGGGATGCGGAGACGGTCACCCTGGAGAGCCATCTGGCTGAGAAAGGACGAG GTATGGAGCTATCTGAGCTGGTAGCATTCAATGGTCACCTGTATACTGTGGACGACCGTACAGGTGTGGTGTACAGGATTGAGGGCACCCAGGCGGTTCCTTGGGTTATATTACCTGATGGTGATGGCTCAGTCTCCAAAG GTTTCAAGGCAGAGTGGCTTGCAGTAAAGGATGAGTACCTGTTTGTTGGAGGCCTGGGGAAAGAATGGACGACGACTTCTGGGGACGTCATCAACAACAATCCCGAGTGGGTAAAAGTTGTTGGTGTCAGTGGGGAGGTGGAGCATCAAAACTGGGTGCCGCACTACAACGCCCTACGGAGTGCAgcggggatcaaaccaccag GCTACCTTATTCACGAATCAGCAGCTTGGAGTGAGCGTCTCCAGCGGTGGTTCTTCCTCCCTCGCCGTGCCAGTCACGAGCGTTATGAAGAGACGGCAGATGAGCGGCGTGCCACCAACCTCCTCTTGTCCTGCCCTGCAGACTTCCGCTGCGTCAGCGTGCAGCGCGTCGGACCGCTCAACCTCACACGTGGCTTCTCCTCTTTTAAATTTGTCCCAGACACAGATGATCAAATCATCCTAGCCCTAAAatcagaggaggatgcaggcaAGATTGCCACCTACATCATAGCGTTTACACTAGACGGCCAGGTGCTGCTGCCTGAGACAAAGATAGGAGATGTAAAATATGAAGGGCTAGAGTTTATTTGA
- the ogal gene encoding protein O-GlcNAcase has protein sequence MSKPDSTKRQPVTGTGRFISGVVEGFYGRPWTMEQRTELFKREQKWGLNAYLYAPKDDYKHRMYWRDLYAAEEAEQLTSLISAAKRHDVEFIYAISPGLDITFSNPKEVAALKRKLDQVKEFGCRSFSLLFDDIETEMCPADKQAFSSFAHAQVAITNEVYMHLGEPEVFLFCPTDYCAVFCTPSVTQSSYLNTVGEKLLPGIDVLWTGPKVVSHKISVESIEEVSSVLKRAPVIWDNIHANDYDPQRLFLGPYKDRPTDLIPKLKGVLTNPNCEFYPNFVAIHTLATWCKAPAEGAPRDVEMGDEEQDPCYSPQKALNLALTDWLEEFMSTDQPGGPCHPRLKKESSEEEPMQTDMGESPYVPGPGENPLYTAEPLTLDDLKLLSDLFYLPYEHGTTARTMLQELDWLKNQSQAAAAETDKTAEWCSRAQQFDNMCEAVVQMFNRLSNAPNRSILYDLYNYICDIKSGVGLARAYVKTLGGHSQPSAQLLNDDPEPWGFRGGLSGEFQRMLPGHGNRDLFRHPPMTAVYCIRPYCPEDKPEVERIFREMQKAGEGNSALMAQSPLISDSLSAGEIPPSPLCGLILEDDLGLCGYALALTDAKPAAVKIQRAVSGSVFEEFPSVIALEMLPRVTDPSPAKRMIGQLLSSIRSSGSRGAFCELRQSNRRMLDFYSKLGSFKLVQMDGLPQDILVMATSL, from the exons ATGTCGAAACCGGACAGTACCAAGCGACAGCCCGTCACCGGGACTGGGCGCTTCATCAGCGGCGTAGTAGAAG GCTTTTATGGGCGGCCGTGGACTATGGAGCAAAGAACAGAGCTGTTTAAGAG GGAACAGAAGTGGGGTTTGAACGCATACCTGTACGCCCCCAAGGATGATTACAAACACAGGATGTACTGGAGAGACTTGTACGCTGCTGAGGAGGCGG aACAACTAACGAGCCTGATATCAGCAGCGAAACGGCACGACGTCGAGTTCATCTATGCAATCTCACCCGGCCTGGACATTACTTTCTCCAACCCTAAAGAAGTAGCTGCCCTGAAGAGGAAACTAGATCAG GTCAAGGAGTTTGGCTGCAGGTCCTTCTCTTTACTCTTTGACGACATCGAGACTGAGATGTGTCCAGCTGACAAGCAGGCTTTCAGCTCCTTCGCCCACGCTCAGGTGGCCATCACTAACGAGGTGTACATGCACTTAGGAGAGCCCGAAGTCTTCCTCTTCTGTCCTACAG ATTACTGTGCTGTCTTCTGTACGCCCAGTGTAACACAGTCCTCGTACCTGAACACGGTGGGAGAGAAGCTCCTGCCTGGCATTGACGTACTGTGGACTG gTCCAAAAGTAGTATCCCACAAAATCTCAGTTGAATCCATAGAGGAGGTATCCTCAGTCCTGAAGAGGGCACCAGTCATCTGGGACAACATTCATGCCAATGATTATGATCCCCAAAGGCTTTTTCTTGGACCCTATaag gataGACCCACTGATCTGATCCCAAAACTGAAAGGAGTGCTCACAAATCCCAATTGTGAGTTTTACCCAAACTTCGTGGCCATTCACACTCTGGCGACATGGTGTAAAGCACCTGCCGAAGGAGCACCGAGGGATGTGGAGATGG GTGATGAAGAGCAGGATCCTTGCTACAGCCCACAGAAAGCCCTGAATCTGGCCCTCACTGACTGGCTGGAGGAGTTCATGAGCACAGATCAACCAGGAG GCCCTTGTCATCCTCGCCTGAAGAAAGAGTCGTCAGAAGAGGAGCCCATGCAGACAGACATGGGTGAGAGCCCCTACGTTCCTGGTCCCGGGGAGAACCCGTTGTACACAGCTGAGCCTCTGACCCTGGATGACCtgaagctgctgtcagacctctTCTACCTGCCCTATGAACATGGTACCACAGCCAGGACCATGCTGCAGGAGCTGGACTGGCTCAAAAACCAAAGTCAGGCAGCAGCTGCCGAGACAGACAAG acagcAGAGTGGTGCTCAAGAGCCCAGCAGTTCGATAACATGTGTGAGGCAGTGGTGCAGATGTTCAACCGTCTGTCAAATGCCCCGAACCGCAGCATCCTGTACGATCTGTACAACTACATCTGTGACATCAAGAGCGGGGTCGGTCTGGCTCGAGCCTACGTGAAAACACTAG GAGGCCACAGCCAACCCTCAGCCCAGTTATTGAACGATGATCCTGAACCTTGGGGCTTCAGAGGAGGCCTTTCTGGAGAATTCCAG AGAATGCTGCCAGGACATGGAAACAGAGACCTGTTCAGACATCCTCCCATGACAGCAGTTTACTGCATACGACCCTACTGCCCTGAGGACAAG cCAGAGGTAGAGAGGATTTTCAGGGAGATGCAGAAAGCAGGAGAAGGCAACTCTGCTCTGATGGCTCAGTCTCCACTTATCAGCGACAG CCTGTCAGCAGGTGAAATCCCTCCTTCCCCTCTCTGTGGTCTCATCCTGGAGGATGACCTCGGGCTGTGTGGTTATGCACTGGCCCTCACTGATGCCAAACCAGCTGCAGTCAAGATCCAG AGGGCAGTAAGTGGTTCAGTGTTTGAAGAGTTCCCCTCAGTGATTGCTCTGGAAATGCTCCCTCGGGTCACTGATCCTTCTCCAGCCAAGCGCATGATTGGTCAGCTGTTGTCCTCCATCAGGAGCAGTG GGTCCAGAGGAGCCTTTTGTGAGTTGAGGCAGAGCAATCGGAGGATGCTCGACTTTTATTCCAAACTGGGCTCCTTCAAACTCGTACAGATGGACGGGCTACCGCAAGACATCCTTGTAATGGCAACGAGCCTGTGA
- the LOC134629430 gene encoding peroxisome proliferator-activated receptor gamma coactivator-related protein 1-like, whose translation MAARWRGTDGEINAGNSDFMASNTPNEPVLSRAGVDMDTQSCVDHSILAILEDSTVASECKSRAEEESERLLSALTEMLDCVEDDGRTLSPFDTLPDTKFLSQAEYRDNTVGSSFAQRLRPRSKTPTTASTTKSDGEKGKEGKLEKSGLSQMFKLQGQMFHPKNKKADAEVEVFTSTSLVSLVKLMHPYCLKLRVEEGDQPRTHPTIFSQEEVWKYERPTGDSDEEINVVSDDEAPVRETKIRDEVDERRDSGQVLKSVLLNGNSRSPPSKGKKRVSFGPVRVASLDESENGLNESNPTNCHTSESESLPLNSTNTLENPAIEASATSSEVNYNKTEDQQPKVQTKARSLSLQQYRQLRQKRQPLVEKQGNYTTKWPSVPEPPKELTPILCLQKQNGCKLKMPHHYPDPRKPDFKSSHLASSPHKLHSSEAKSSTYVNHSRRNHQRTESKVLSPTSPLPDIVHESKKSPVKKPTILSSDPPNPVLLSLPVLQIASPSTSNSSSAPKVEFLSRDSSLQSTRQPQELQTESSAAPLQRQTFSSELNPQVSPLIKDYSQESPAPLRDMKTAFSEIPDDSYISQEQENSQSMKSHIQKCSLSPPKGTQHLPETPQAPSPDAQRPIKCSSVSPHFSQPLTHIDSGAVTEVLTHSMSPPEEPPPPQSRCRVQGATADSGIEATDLTSLLEQFEETQAKEERVCENEPALVRAASLTAMSSVGPLESLSTAETQKLQVLEAVDIPEPLSTEIILSTKQPARRKNPPSKAIQIIDPRPLPSRKTHTTQSESAAALASPHMFAHVSADHDYCGSVDHSPVNASQRSRAKPPLFKDASQTTNEHHVMTQGSQAAGEEKNQITTVKTQSVLQHQFNQPRARSETTDRALQFADCAAKEDRGRSENKTAPCTFPTPPPSPPVRGREKRRYRRRSPRSDSSSSSRSSSSSSSSSSASRSPKRLRLHRKRSESSSCSSSPSCSVSRSPPRRYRSGCCTPRYSRSRSRSWSRSTSRSRSPSPQICRKRWRDFCSSSSRESRKLRREHEIRIQKLKAIDERRVVYVGRIRRSMTHDELRERFSQFGEVECVSLHFRDRGDHYAFVTFYNMEDAFAAIDNGGKLRQPDELPFDICFGGRRQFCNTNYMDLDANRDAEASPSRTKFEDLDFDSLLKQAQRGLKT comes from the exons GGATCATCGTTTGCTCAGAGACTTAGACCAAGATCTAAAACACCAACTACAGCATCCACAACTAAGAGTGATGGAGAGAAAGGCAAGGAGGGCAAACTAGAGAAAAGCGGTCTGTCACAGATGTTTAAGCTACAAGGCCAGATGTTTCATcccaaaaataaaaaggcaGATGCCGAAGTCGAGGTTTTTACCTCGACTTCTCTCGTCAGCCTGGTGAAGCTCATGCACCCCTACTGTCTGAAGCTCCGTGTGGAGGAAGGGGATCAACCGAGGACACATCCCACCATATTCTCCCAGGAAGAAGTGTGGAAGTATGAAAGACCAACTGGAGACAGTGATGAAGAGATAAATGTAGTATCTGATGATGAGGCGCCTGTAAGAGAGACCAAGATACGAGATGAGGTAGATGAAAGAAGAGATAGCGGGCAAGTCCTGAAGAGCGTGCTGTTGAATGGAAACTCCAGATCACCCCCATCCAAAGGGAAGAAAAGAGTGAGCTTTGGCCCCGTTCGAGTGGCTTCATTGGATGAATCGGAAAATGGATTAAATGAGAGCAATCCCACAAATTGCCATACTAGTGAAAGTGAGTCACTTCCACtgaacagcacaaacacacttgAAAATCCAGCAATTGAAGCCTCAGCAACGTCCTCGGAGGTGAATTATAACAAAACTGAGGACCAGCAGCCTAAAGTTCAGACAAAGGCCAGATCACTCAGCCTCCAACAGTACAGACAGCTGCGCCAGAAGAGACAACCCCTGGTAGAGAAACAGGGGAACTACACTACCAAGTGGCCCTCTGTTCCTGAGCCCCCTAAGGAGCTGACCCCCATCCTCTGTTTGCAGAAACAAAACGGCTGCAAACTTAAGATGCCGCATCACTACCCAGACCCCCGTAAACCTGATTTCAAGTCATCCCATCTTGCCTCTTCACCACACAAGCTTCACTCCTCAGAAGCCAAATCTTCCACTTATGTAAATCACAGCAGACGAAATCACCAAAGGACTGAATCCAAAGTCCTCTCGCCTACCAGTCCACTGCCGGACATTGTTCATGAAAGCAAGAAAAGTCCAGTGAAGAAGCCAACAATACTTAGTAGTGACCCCCCAAATCCTGTCCTCCTTTCCCTGCCAGTTCTTCAGATAGCATCACCATCCACTTCCAACTCTTCATCAGCACCTAAAGTGGAGTTTCTGTCCAGGGATTCAAGCCTGCAGAGCACCAGACAGCCTCAAGAACTCCAGACTGAATCCTCAGCTGCACCTCTTCAGAGACAGACATTTTCCTCAGAGCTAAATCCCCAGGTGTCACCTCTAATCAAAGATTATAGCCAAGAGAGCCCTGCACCGCTTCGGGATATGAAGACAGCATTTAGTGAAATACCAGATGATTCCTATATCTCTCAGGAACAAGAGAACTCACAAAGCATGAAATCACACATTCAAAAATGCAGTCTGAGCCCACCCAAAGGAACCCAGCACTTACCAGAAACTCCACAGGCACCAAGTCCTGACGCACAGAGACCAATAAAATGTTCCTCTGTCAGCCCACATTTCAGTCAGCCCCTTACTCACATAGATTCTGGAGCAGTAACCGAGGTCCTAACCCACAGTATGAGTCCTCCTGAGGAACCACCACCTCCTCAATCCAGGTGCAGAGTGCAGGGAGCAACAGCTGACTCAG GAATTGAAGCGACTGATCTGACCAGCTTGTTGGAGCAGTTTGAGGAAACACAAG CTAAAGAAGAGAGAGTTTGTGAGAACGAGCCCGCGCTTGTTCGTGCTGCTTCATTAACGGCGATGTCCTCTGTGGGACCACTTGAATCTTTAAGCACTGCAGAAACTCAGAAACTCCAAGTGTTGGAGGCTGTGGATATCCCTGAGCCCCTCAGCACTGAAATCATTCTGAGCACTAAGCAGCCTGCAAGACGGAAAAATCCTCCATCCAAGGCCATTCAGATAATTGACCCCCGTCCTCTGCCGTCCAGGAAGACTCACACAACTCAGTCAGAGTCAGCTGCAGCTCTTGCTTCTCCTCACATGTTTGCGCACGTATCTGCCGATCACGATTACTGCGGCTCTGTAGATCATTCTCCTGTAAATGCTTCTCAGCGTAGCAGAGCTAAGCCCCCTTTATTCAAGGATGCTTCTCAAACCACAAATGAGCACCATGTGATGACCCAGGGCTCGCAAGCTGCAGGTGAAGAGAAGAACCAGATTACAACTGTTAAAACACAGTCTGTGCTGCAGCATCAGTTCAATCAGCCCAGGGCCAGATCAGAGACCACAGACAGAGCTCTGCAGTTTGCAGACTGTGCTGCCAAAGAAGATCGTGGGAGGAGTGAAAACAAGACCGCTCCATGCACCTTCCCGACACCTCCACCCAGTCCTCCTGTCAGAggcagagagaagaggagataCAGGAGAAGATCACCACGGTCTGACTCAAGCTCCAGCTCCCggtcctcctcttcttcttcctcatccAGCTCTGCATCTCGCTCTCCAAAAAGATTAAG GCTCCATCGCAAGCGTTCAGAGAGCAGCTCGTGTTCATCGTCCCCCTCTTGCTCCGTGTCCCGATCCCCTCCTCGGCGGTACAGGTCAGGGTGCTGCACACCAAGATACAGCAGATCACGGTCCAGATCTTGGTCCCGGTCCACATCCCGGTCCCGGTCGCCATCTCCACAAATATGCCGTAAGCGGTGGAGAGACTTTTGCAG cagcagcagcagagagtcCAGGAAGCTCAGGAGAGAGCACGAGATAAGGATTCAGAAACTGAAAGCCATA GACGAGCGCCGGGTGGTGTACGTCGGCCGCATCCGCAGGTCCATGACTCACGATGAACTGAGAGAACGCTTCTCTCAGTTTGGAGAGGTGGAGTGTGTGTCACTTCACTTCAGAGATAGGGG TGACCACTATGCCTTCGTTACTTTCTACAACATGGAAGATGCTTTCGCAGCCATCGATAATGGTGGGAAACTACGGCAACCTGATGAGCTGCCCTTTGACATCTGCTTTGGTGGAAGAAGGCAGTTTTGTAATACAAACTACATGGATCTCG ATGCAAACAGAGACGCAGAAGCGTCTCCTTCCAGGACCAAGTTTGAGGACCTCGACTTTGATTCGTTGCTGAAGCAGGCTCAGAGAGGATTAAAGACGTAG